From one Portunus trituberculatus isolate SZX2019 chromosome 8, ASM1759143v1, whole genome shotgun sequence genomic stretch:
- the LOC123499583 gene encoding LOW QUALITY PROTEIN: mitogen-activated protein kinase kinase kinase kinase 4-like (The sequence of the model RefSeq protein was modified relative to this genomic sequence to represent the inferred CDS: deleted 1 base in 1 codon) has protein sequence MNEQGEDSDSKCNDKNNNFVDKEKKMPRKCKKKRKMILVDEREPVGELPPPFPPRNIKVKEEDDMRDFYDIKKEIGRGRFGTVYLVEDKKTRQKFAAKFVNTRRNQDRANVEREVEIMKTLNAEAAHPRLIQLYDAYDMEKEMCLVLEIVDGGELFERVINDDFVLTERACTVFVKQICEGVEFIHSKNILHLDMKPENILCLSREGNRVKICDFGLARKYDPRKKLQVLFGTPEFVAPEVVNFEPIGFGTDMWSVGVICYVLLSGLSPFMGHNYVETMTNVTHNKYDFDDEAFDCVSEEAKEFIQKLLVLDKSMRPTPAQCLRSPWLRSPPPPKYHPLSRRFPSSASNSEEEEEEEEEESESESSEEEEEVIKVDEILPRRIEEEEETEKYSVRRRRRKQEEEEEKARKRKEAEEGEERKRKEVEEEEERKRKEMEAKRKDLERQIEEKKKKIAEEEERCKRMREEEEEAKRKKEEEEVRRKKEEEEARRKEEEERRRQEEEAKRKEEEERRKKEREEEERRKRKEEEARKKKEEEEARRRQKEEEEEVRRKELETEKKRKEEEEIKRRAAEEKRRKEEEELERSKAQLREFVARWNSHPNSPYVVVAEDVPRGLEGARGASGASLTSVAVQPPSDLSHDDLDDEEAAAGDDEEFIHYTISAPLKGPASPPQVARCLEARLNLLQRQDATEDGKSGGKTSGRSKGGRSGGGRGSRRGEKRRSSSRSPSSGVLHDTEEAETIIKQILSSDHRSAYEEYQRMVGAMDGSGHLQRPEVVALQQEEGGTRRRTRTDSTSKHSRRQPSRDVPTEDRPPSRERNRSPAPPAHRRPSRDVPLSPSQMERIARSAPQAWPDLIVAPQDEADDEVRQFSLDVPVASLHKSPSGTLRSVPGLKVSADPEPDATPAARRAHAPKGAPSLTPPPSPPSENYSKPALSPPPSPTPAHKTNLAPTPSPTPSSATDRKASLTPPPSPVPSHKDSSMSSEDPPSRLVEWILDIGTRTPPREQSTSSLQDRVTQWEARDAAPRPSPSPSRRLSPSPRPSPSTSPSRRSSASGPAPVPVGVNKEGPAPSRRPQAPLNVLSQDDSSAENVIHTPWGALKRSPSKTSFSKSPSREREASPTSRGRTPSPREPAPASRQEDMNGWGPGGKSFTLPRSAKLLRQKSMVSMPGQGDAASQDADGSLKRKGKFPPSPNKRPLTPLLFTAQDRISMFEKQQPTDTRGPPRPLARTRSSVTLGGTASTDPRADRSQVGFMKTKLLSKLWPGAAPTLPEEPASPSPARPKAA, from the exons ATGAACGAGCAGGGGGAAGATAGTGACAGCAAATGCaacgataaaaataacaacttcGTAGATAAGGAGAAG AAGATGCCGCGAAAATGCAAGAAGAAACGA AAGATGATACTTGTGGACGAAAGGGAGCCGGTGGGGG aACTCCCGCCGCCCTTCCCGCCACGCAACATaaaggtcaaggaggaggacgacatgAGGGATTTTTACGACATTAAGAAGGAGATTGGAAg GGGTCGCTTCGGCACAGTGTATCTAGTGGAGGACAAGAAAACGAGGCAGAAATTCGCAGCTAAATTTGTCAACACGCGGAGAAACCAAGACAGAGCGAACGTGGAGAGGGAGGTCGAGATTATGAAGACTCTGAACGCTGAAGCCGCGCACCCAAGACTGATCCAGCTGTATGATGCGTATGATATGGAGAAGGAGATGTGCTTGGTGCTGGAAAT AGTGGACGGAGGCGAACTGTTCGAACGAGTGATTAATGACGACTTTGTGCTAACGGAGCGAGCGTGTACTGTGTTTGTCAAGCAGATCTGTGAGGGAGTCGAGTTCATTCACTCCAAGAACATACTCCACCTCGATATGAAG CCAGAGAACATTCTATGCCTGTCGAGGGAAGGTAACCGCGTGAAGATCTGCGACTTCGGCCTGGCTCGAAAGTACGACCCGAGGAAGAAGTTACAGGTCTTATTCGGCACCCCAGAATTTGTGGCGCCAGAAGTAGTCAATTTTGAGCCCATTGGATTTGGTACTGACATGTGGAGCGTTGGTGTCATCTGCTACGTGCT GTTATCAGGCCTCTCTCCCTTTATGGGGCACAATTACGTGGAGACGATGACCAACGTGACCCACAACAAGTATGATTTTGATGACGAGGCCTTCGACTGTGTGAGCGAAGAGGCGAAGGAGTTTATACAGAAGCTACTGGTGCTTGATAAGAG CATGCGCCCCACCCCCGCCCAGTGCCTCAGATCACCATGGCTTCGCTCCCCCCCTCCACCGAAGTACCATCCCCTCTCCCGCCGCTtcccctcctccgcctccaactccgaggaagaggaagaggaagaggaagaggagagcgagagtgagagtagcgaagaggaagaggaggtgataaAAGTCGATGAAATATTACCAAGAagaattgaggaagaggaggagacggagaagtatagtgttaggaggaggaggaggaaacaggaagaggaggaggagaaggcgaggaagaggaaggaagcagaggagggggaggagaggaagaggaaggaagtagaggaggaggaagagaggaagagaaaggagatggaggcgAAGAGGAAAGATTTAGAACGtcagatagaagagaagaaaaagaagattgcagaagaagaggagaggtgcaagagaatgagggaggaagaggaggaggcgaagaggaagaaggaggaagaagaagtgaggaggaagaaagaagaggaagaagcacgaagaaaggaagaggaggagaggagaagacaagaggaagaggccaagagaaaggaagaagaggagagaagaaagaaagagagagaggaggaagaaagaagaaaaagaaaggaggaagaggcgagaaagaagaaagaggaggaagaggcaaggagaagacaaaaggaagaggaagaggaggtaagaagaaaggaactggaaaccgagaagaagagaaaagaggaagaggaaataaagagaagggccgcggaggagaaaagaaggaaggaagaggag GAGCTGGAGCGGAGCAAGGCACAGCTGAGGGAGTTCGTGGCTCGCTGGAACTCACATCCGAACTCACCCTAcgtggtggtggcagaagaCGTGCCGCGGGGCCTGGAGGGGGCCAGGGGTGCCTCAGGGGCGTCCCTCACCTCCGTGGCCGTGCAGCCCCCCAGCGACCTCAGCCACGATGACCTGGACGacgaggaggcggcggcgggcgaCGACGAGGAGTTCATACACTACACCATCTCGGCGCCTCTCAAGGGCCCCGCCTCACCCCCGCAGGTGGCGCGCTGTCTGGAGGCCAGACTCAACCTGCTGCAGCGCCAGGACGCCACGGAGGACGGAAAGAGTGGCGGAAAGACCAGCGGGAGGAGTAAAGGAGGCAGGAGCGGCGGCGGGCGGGGCAGCCGCCGCGGCGAGAAGCGCAGGTCGTCGTCACGGTCGCCGAGCTCCGGCGTGCTGCACGACACGGAGGAGGCGGAGACCATCATCAAGCAGATCCTCAGCTCAGACCACCGCAGCGCCTACGAGGAGTACCAGCGCATGGTGGGCGCCATGGACGGCAGCGGCCACCTGCAGCGGCCCGAGGTGGTGGCgctgcagcaggaggagggcgGCACCAGACGCAGAACCAGGACGGACTCCACATCCAAACATTCCCGCCGGCAGCCCTCCAGGGATGTGCCTACCGAGGACAGGCCGCCCTCCAGGGAGAGGAACCGCTCCCCCGCTCCCCCAGCCCACCGCCGCCCCTCTAGGGACGTGCCCCTCAGCCCGTCCCAGATGGAGCGGATAGCGAGGTCGGCGCCCCAGGCGTGGCCTGACCTGATCGTGGCGCCGCAGGACGAAGCGGACGACGAGGTGCGCCAGTTCTCGCTGGACGTGCccgtggcctcactgcacaagagtCCCAGCGGCACCCTGCGCTCCGTGCCGGGCCTCAAGGTGTCCGCCGACCCAGAGCCTGATGCCACGCCCGCAGCCAGACGCGCCCATGCCCCCAAGGGTGcgccctccctcaccccaccacCCTCTCCCCCATCTGAGAACTACAGCAAGCCCGCCCTCTCGCCACCGCCCTCCCCCACTCCCGCCCACAAGACCAACCTCGCCCCCACTCCCTCACCGACGCCCTCCTCCGCCACGGACAGGAAGGCCTCCCTCACGCCGCCGCCCTCCCCCGTCCCCTCCCACAAAGACTCCTCCATGAGCTCCGAGGATCCCCCCAGCAGGCTGGTGGAGTGGATCCTGGACATCGGCACCCGCACGCCGCCGCGGGAACAGTCCACCAGCAGCCTGCAGGACCGCGTCACCCAGTGGGAGGCCCGTGAC GCGGCACCccgcccctcaccctcaccctcacgccgcctctctccctccccacgccCCTCACCTTCCACCTCGCCCTCCCGTCGCTCCTCCGCCTCCGGCCCCGCCCCCGTCCCAGTAGGAGTAAACAAGGAGGGGCCAGCGCCGTCCCGCCGCCCACAGGCGCCCCTCAACGTCCTCTCCCAGGATGATTCCTCTGCCGAGAATGTGATTCACACCCCGTGGGGCGCCCTCAAGCGCTCCCCCTCCAAGACATCCTTTTCCAAGTCCCCGTCACGGGAGCGCGAGGCGTCGCCCACAAGCCGCGGCAGGACGCCCTCACCCAGGGAGCCAGCGCCCGCTAGTCGTCAGGAAGATATGAACGGGTGGGGGCCAGGCGGCAAGAGCTTCACGCTGCCACGCTCGGCCAAGCTGCTGCGACAGAAGTCCATGGTCAGCATGCCAGGGCAGGGCGACGCCGCGTCGCAGGATGCTGACGGAAGCCTCAAGCGTAAGGGCAAGTTCCCGCCGTCACCCAACAAGCGGCCACTCACACCGCTGCTGTTCACGGCGCAGGACAGGATCTCCATGTTTGAGAAGCAGCAACCGACAGACACGCGCGGCCCGCCACGACCTCTCGCCAGGACCCGCAGCAGCGTCACGCTGGGCGGCACCGCTTCCACCGACCCCCGCGCCGACCGCTCCCAGGTGGGCTTCATGAAGACCAAGCTGCTGAGCAAGTTGTGGCCCGGCGCGGCGCCCACGCTGCCCGAGGAGCCCGCCAGCCCCAGCCCAGCCAGACCCAAGGCCGCATAG